The Haloplanus salinarum genome includes a region encoding these proteins:
- a CDS encoding amino acid permease: MSEEELAKDLGPLAALTIGVGTMIGAGIFVLPGEAILKAGSLASVAFVLGGVIAMFTALSASELGTAMPRSGGAYYYVNHALGPMFGSIAGWANWLGLAFASAFYMVGFGRYIARIFGLSGSVGAGPVSITVVKIIALVGGAFFILVNYVGAKETGRLQNVIVALLVAILTVFTFLGTLRAEPSNLPAATDVVTTLETTGLIFVSYLGFVQITSVAEEIKDPGKNLPRAVIGSVVIVTVIYAFVLVIMSAAVPPGFIADIISSNAENPIAVVEVGDYIQGAVMGGALLFGGLLATASSANASILASSRINFAMGRDRIVTPALNEIHERFGTPYRAIGITGGLILLFIVIGDLTLLSGAASGLHLIIYGLLNLALIVMRYVAPEEYTPDFVVPLYPLLPILGVVLSFALLIFVASDALILSFGIAIAAILWYFFYARTRTEKQGILSKHIISRSEEMPDAAVSAATGVQPDGGEYRVMVPLANPAHEQELITLASAIAKQRGGTVVATHIITVPDQTALAAAADRSDDIDESSQHLLDNAREDAETFGVDVETHTILSHKSYEAIFDAARTHTADLVVMGWGPDSHGSPGRAESAIDELTEAVPCDFLILRDRGFDPSRVLLPTAGGPDSELSATIARYLRSEFDAEVTLLNVAEDREAGEQFLREWAVDNGLEDADLLVKSGDVETAIQNAADDATLLLLGATEEGLLRRLVSGSIVLDVIDDVKCSVLLAEKHRDRGLLERLF; the protein is encoded by the coding sequence ATGAGCGAGGAAGAACTCGCCAAGGACCTCGGACCGCTCGCGGCGCTGACCATCGGCGTCGGGACGATGATCGGCGCGGGTATCTTCGTTCTGCCGGGCGAGGCCATCCTCAAGGCCGGGTCGCTGGCGTCCGTGGCGTTCGTCTTGGGCGGCGTCATCGCCATGTTCACGGCGCTGTCGGCCAGCGAACTCGGCACCGCGATGCCCCGATCGGGCGGGGCCTACTACTACGTCAACCACGCGCTGGGGCCGATGTTCGGGTCGATCGCTGGCTGGGCCAACTGGCTCGGGCTGGCGTTCGCCAGCGCGTTCTACATGGTCGGGTTCGGTCGGTACATCGCCCGCATCTTCGGTCTCTCGGGCAGTGTCGGTGCCGGCCCGGTATCGATCACCGTCGTGAAGATAATCGCGCTCGTCGGTGGTGCATTCTTCATTCTCGTCAACTACGTGGGCGCGAAGGAGACCGGGCGACTCCAGAACGTCATCGTCGCCCTGTTGGTCGCGATCCTCACCGTGTTCACGTTCCTCGGGACGCTCCGAGCCGAACCGTCGAACCTTCCGGCCGCGACGGACGTGGTCACCACCTTGGAGACGACGGGCCTCATTTTCGTCTCCTATCTCGGCTTCGTCCAGATCACGAGCGTCGCCGAGGAGATCAAAGATCCCGGCAAGAACCTTCCGCGGGCGGTCATCGGTAGCGTCGTAATCGTGACAGTCATCTACGCGTTTGTCCTGGTGATTATGAGCGCGGCCGTCCCCCCGGGATTCATCGCGGATATCATCAGCTCGAATGCCGAGAACCCCATCGCCGTCGTCGAAGTGGGCGATTACATTCAGGGTGCCGTGATGGGCGGTGCATTGCTGTTCGGTGGCCTCCTTGCGACGGCCTCCAGCGCGAACGCCTCCATCCTCGCCTCCTCGCGGATCAACTTCGCGATGGGCCGTGACCGTATCGTCACGCCGGCACTCAACGAAATCCACGAGCGGTTCGGAACCCCCTACCGCGCTATCGGCATCACTGGCGGGCTCATTCTCTTGTTCATCGTCATCGGCGACTTGACGCTGCTGTCCGGGGCCGCATCGGGATTGCACCTCATCATCTACGGCCTGCTGAATTTGGCGCTCATCGTGATGCGCTACGTCGCTCCCGAGGAGTACACCCCAGATTTCGTCGTTCCGTTGTACCCGCTGCTGCCCATCTTAGGCGTCGTGCTTTCTTTTGCGCTACTGATCTTCGTCGCCAGTGACGCACTGATACTGTCGTTCGGCATCGCAATCGCGGCGATACTGTGGTATTTCTTCTATGCTCGAACCCGAACGGAAAAACAGGGAATCCTCTCGAAGCACATCATCTCACGGTCCGAAGAGATGCCCGACGCTGCCGTTAGCGCAGCTACCGGTGTTCAGCCTGATGGCGGGGAGTACCGCGTGATGGTGCCATTGGCCAATCCCGCACACGAGCAGGAACTCATCACGCTCGCCAGTGCCATCGCCAAACAGCGCGGTGGCACCGTCGTCGCCACCCACATCATCACGGTGCCCGACCAGACGGCGCTGGCGGCCGCCGCCGACCGATCCGACGACATAGACGAGAGTTCACAACACCTGCTCGACAACGCCCGCGAAGACGCCGAAACGTTCGGCGTCGACGTCGAGACACACACCATCCTGTCGCACAAATCCTACGAGGCCATTTTCGATGCGGCCCGAACCCACACGGCCGACCTCGTCGTCATGGGTTGGGGACCTGATTCGCATGGCTCACCCGGGCGAGCGGAGTCGGCGATCGACGAACTCACCGAGGCAGTCCCCTGTGACTTCCTGATTCTCCGCGACCGTGGGTTCGATCCCTCGCGGGTTCTACTCCCGACGGCCGGCGGCCCGGATTCGGAGCTCTCGGCCACCATCGCGAGATACCTCCGCTCGGAGTTCGACGCCGAGGTGACCTTGCTCAACGTCGCGGAGGACCGCGAAGCAGGCGAGCAGTTCCTCAGAGAGTGGGCAGTAGACAACGGGTTGGAGGACGCTGACCTGCTCGTTAAATCCGGAGATGTAGAGACGGCTATCCAGAACGCTGCGGACGATGCGACGCTTCTGCTCCTCGGTGCGACCGAAGAAGGGCTCCTTCGCCGCCTCGTCTCCGGATCGATCGTATTGGACGTTATCGACGACGTGAAGTGTTCGGTCCTGCTTGCGGAGAAACACCGCGACCGTGGCCTCCTCGAACGGCTGTTCTGA
- a CDS encoding universal stress protein, producing MSSESDDEDILTHVLLPVAHEADALATATALEPYGPAHVTALHVVEKGGGVPDKTPVEQSEDLAAESYAAVRSVFPNADERTAYGRDVAAKIFEAADEVDASAIAFRSRGGNRLMQFLSGDVSLKLVTGADRPVIALPSEGET from the coding sequence ATGAGCAGTGAGTCCGACGACGAAGACATCCTCACCCACGTGCTTCTTCCCGTCGCTCACGAAGCCGACGCGTTAGCGACGGCAACCGCGCTCGAACCCTACGGGCCGGCCCACGTGACCGCCCTTCACGTCGTAGAGAAGGGGGGTGGCGTGCCGGACAAGACTCCGGTCGAGCAGTCCGAGGACTTGGCCGCGGAATCGTACGCCGCCGTCCGGTCGGTGTTCCCTAACGCCGACGAACGCACTGCCTACGGACGGGACGTGGCCGCCAAAATCTTCGAAGCGGCCGACGAGGTCGATGCCAGTGCCATCGCGTTTCGCTCCCGCGGCGGGAACCGACTCATGCAGTTTCTCTCCGGCGACGTTTCGCTGAAACTGGTGACCGGAGCAGATCGCCCGGTCATCGCCCTCCCCAGTGAGGGCGAGACATGA
- a CDS encoding cation:proton antiporter regulatory subunit, with translation MTVYESDLPGVGKKFEIEIGDEERLVIVTHNTGKREVFLKTSEGADSEKLFELPDRLARTVGTILEGAYFQPVQSEQVETMLAEGTFLEWYNVEDGSEIAGHTLADARVRERTGVSVAAIERAGSVVPSPQADTVIEVGDTLVVIGSQEDLNEFDVLVSNDAGTPE, from the coding sequence ATGACCGTCTACGAGAGTGACCTTCCCGGTGTCGGGAAGAAATTCGAAATCGAAATCGGGGACGAAGAGCGACTCGTCATCGTCACGCACAACACTGGCAAACGGGAAGTGTTTCTCAAGACCTCTGAGGGTGCTGACTCCGAGAAACTGTTCGAACTCCCCGACCGCCTAGCTCGTACTGTCGGGACTATTCTGGAAGGCGCGTACTTCCAGCCGGTGCAATCCGAACAGGTCGAGACGATGCTCGCAGAGGGGACGTTCCTAGAGTGGTACAACGTCGAAGATGGATCGGAGATTGCCGGCCACACACTAGCAGACGCGCGTGTCCGTGAGCGGACGGGTGTGTCGGTTGCCGCCATCGAACGAGCCGGGTCCGTCGTGCCATCACCACAGGCGGATACGGTTATCGAGGTTGGTGACACACTCGTGGTCATCGGCTCTCAGGAGGATTTGAACGAGTTCGATGTACTCGTCTCCAACGACGCGGGTACTCCCGAGTGA
- a CDS encoding cation:proton antiporter has product MASEVALFELGVLFAAAALVGGIASHLRQSVIPFYIATGILLGPFVIGRLTPYALEATEFVELGAELGIVFLLFFLGLEFNLNRLLANRSRIGKAGTVDLVVNFGGGMVLGFVLFRAFLPAFLVAGIVYISSSAIITKSLIDLGWIANDEAEPMLGTLVYEDLVIAVYLVVASALLLGGGDLGAAVQSIGVALGVILVLLAVVWFGTPFFQRVLDADSHEFIVLRAVGITVLAAGAALALGVSEAVAAFFIGMAFSSTEHIEQLERLLEPIRDLFAAVFFVWIGLVTDPLVFAGVLTLILVAVVVTVPTKLVSGYLGGRIYDLDIRQSTRVGLGMTTRGEFSLIIATLALSGSGTTLTETVAQTIYAFAVGYVLVMSIVGTMLMQYSTPIEGAIVPRLSKVFSDSSVEN; this is encoded by the coding sequence GTGGCGAGTGAGGTGGCGCTTTTCGAACTCGGGGTGTTGTTTGCCGCGGCTGCACTCGTCGGTGGTATCGCCAGTCACCTCCGTCAGTCGGTCATCCCGTTTTATATTGCAACGGGCATCCTGCTCGGTCCGTTCGTCATCGGCCGACTCACCCCCTACGCGCTCGAAGCGACCGAGTTCGTCGAACTGGGTGCTGAACTCGGCATCGTGTTTTTGTTGTTCTTTCTCGGACTCGAGTTCAACCTCAACCGCCTGCTAGCCAATCGGAGTCGTATCGGCAAGGCCGGGACGGTCGACCTCGTCGTCAACTTCGGGGGTGGGATGGTACTTGGATTCGTCCTCTTTCGGGCGTTCCTGCCAGCGTTTCTGGTAGCGGGAATCGTCTACATTTCCTCATCAGCCATCATCACGAAGTCCCTCATTGACCTCGGGTGGATCGCCAACGACGAGGCCGAGCCGATGCTTGGCACGCTCGTCTACGAGGACCTCGTAATCGCGGTGTACCTCGTCGTCGCCTCGGCACTGTTGCTGGGGGGTGGCGATCTCGGAGCCGCTGTTCAGTCGATCGGGGTCGCACTGGGCGTCATTCTCGTCTTGTTGGCAGTCGTGTGGTTCGGGACGCCGTTCTTCCAGCGAGTACTCGACGCTGACTCGCACGAATTTATCGTCCTTCGAGCCGTCGGAATCACCGTCCTCGCTGCCGGTGCAGCACTCGCGCTCGGCGTCAGTGAAGCGGTCGCCGCCTTCTTCATCGGAATGGCCTTCTCCTCGACCGAGCACATCGAGCAACTGGAGCGGCTCCTCGAGCCGATTCGTGACCTCTTCGCTGCGGTCTTTTTCGTCTGGATCGGTCTCGTGACCGACCCGCTGGTGTTCGCTGGCGTTCTCACGCTCATCCTCGTTGCGGTCGTGGTAACAGTCCCGACGAAGCTGGTGAGCGGGTATCTCGGCGGTCGGATATACGACCTGGATATCCGTCAGTCGACGCGGGTTGGACTCGGAATGACTACCCGAGGCGAGTTCTCGCTCATCATCGCGACGCTGGCACTATCCGGTTCGGGAACCACGCTGACTGAGACGGTCGCCCAGACGATCTATGCATTTGCCGTCGGCTACGTCCTAGTCATGAGTATCGTCGGAACGATGCTGATGCAGTATTCGACTCCGATCGAGGGGGCTATTGTCCCACGACTTTCGAAGGTTTTCTCCGATTCTTCGGTTGAGAATTGA
- a CDS encoding diadenylate cyclase, whose translation MADPDPLRVEYTTVRELTDFLMYAVEDISLRFDRWEEEHVRGPGSYFVIVTGVHSGAYADSLGENRWPTETCRVVSEDLDRFVEAARTVAFTRDGAVIISTDGTIQEQMVRIKSQSDVGEGNTIEYADWMGTKHLSAIEVSVRSEVVAAVTLSEENGRVSIFQDGNYEDYKRNELGGVWRPSE comes from the coding sequence ATGGCAGATCCGGATCCGTTACGAGTCGAGTACACCACAGTGAGAGAGCTGACTGATTTTCTGATGTATGCGGTCGAGGACATCAGCCTTCGCTTCGACCGGTGGGAGGAAGAGCACGTCCGCGGTCCAGGATCGTATTTCGTTATCGTAACTGGAGTCCACTCCGGAGCATATGCTGACTCGCTGGGCGAGAATAGATGGCCAACCGAAACCTGTCGAGTCGTATCGGAAGATCTGGATAGATTCGTTGAGGCGGCACGTACGGTTGCGTTCACACGCGATGGTGCCGTTATCATCAGCACGGACGGTACCATCCAAGAGCAGATGGTCCGGATCAAAAGCCAGAGTGACGTCGGGGAGGGCAATACGATCGAGTATGCCGACTGGATGGGGACGAAGCATCTGAGCGCCATCGAGGTCTCGGTTCGTTCAGAGGTGGTCGCGGCTGTCACACTCAGCGAGGAAAATGGCCGCGTGTCGATTTTTCAGGATGGGAATTACGAGGACTACAAGCGCAACGAATTAGGTGGTGTGTGGCGCCCATCGGAGTGA
- a CDS encoding potassium channel family protein — MTETKRFVIAGGGRVGLQTAENLTDQGHEVVLIESDAERVEELSDAYLGPVIHGDATRPSILKQTDLNRADAIAALTDETGTNLAICMEAQQLAPSVRTLARAETQTGHEYGEVVDATVLPQHLGGDHAADMLTGEEIRTLIYPTADLDIIEVTVAESSPVAGRRLDEVALPTGSLLISTAEREALAGADTILEPGERYILAVESGVVDEVLNLMRG; from the coding sequence ATGACCGAGACCAAACGGTTCGTAATCGCCGGTGGGGGACGGGTTGGCCTACAGACGGCCGAGAACCTCACGGACCAAGGCCACGAGGTGGTGTTGATCGAATCCGACGCGGAGCGTGTCGAAGAACTGTCGGATGCTTACCTCGGTCCCGTCATCCATGGCGATGCCACGCGCCCCTCGATCCTGAAACAGACAGACCTGAACCGAGCTGATGCTATCGCGGCACTCACCGACGAGACGGGAACGAATCTGGCAATCTGTATGGAGGCTCAACAACTCGCTCCATCAGTTCGAACGCTCGCCCGCGCCGAGACGCAGACCGGTCACGAATACGGCGAGGTGGTTGATGCAACCGTTCTGCCACAGCATCTTGGCGGCGACCACGCGGCGGATATGCTCACCGGTGAGGAAATCCGAACACTGATCTACCCGACCGCCGACCTCGACATCATCGAGGTAACTGTCGCCGAATCGTCACCCGTTGCGGGGCGACGTCTCGACGAGGTTGCCCTTCCAACGGGCAGCCTCCTAATCTCGACCGCAGAGCGTGAAGCGCTCGCGGGAGCCGATACGATTCTAGAGCCGGGCGAGCGCTACATCCTCGCCGTCGAATCCGGTGTCGTTGACGAGGTATTGAATCTCATGCGCGGGTAG
- a CDS encoding APC family permease — MGGSQTRAPEAELGLLDATMIGMGAMIGAGIFVLTGLAAEIAGPAAILVFALNGVVTAFTGLSYAELAASIPKSGGGYAFVREIFDDLSSFIMGWMLWFAYMIAGALYALGFAPNFLELLHVYGIVPPPGQVGAVALPVIDAAVPLAFLLAFVAVLGLVALNAVSTAASGSVETIFTIIKVSILVVFVAFGLASPMFSSAEFQPLFPGGSGAAAILPAMGLTFIAFEGYDLITTVTEEVKNPRENIPKAIFLSLIVTVIVYLAVVTVAIATLGADGLADAGEAGIAAAATSFMPTGLPIIQNGGALIVFGAVFSTLTALNAVVIASSRVAFSMGREGQLLPSFGQLHHRYGTPFVAILASAVVMLGSVALPTQSAGNMSSLFFLLSFIIVNVAVIRLRRERPNMNRPYEMPFYPAPPLIGVALNLILAGVLVEYLIRTDPLALVLSAAWILLGGIAYFALNRLRAQPNRGPTDADTEMTPEAED, encoded by the coding sequence ATGGGCGGGAGTCAGACTCGCGCTCCAGAGGCCGAACTCGGGCTGCTCGACGCGACGATGATCGGGATGGGGGCGATGATCGGAGCCGGCATTTTCGTTTTGACGGGGTTGGCTGCCGAGATCGCTGGCCCGGCCGCGATTCTCGTCTTCGCCCTGAACGGGGTCGTCACCGCGTTCACCGGTCTTTCGTATGCCGAACTCGCTGCCTCGATCCCCAAAAGCGGCGGCGGGTACGCCTTCGTCCGGGAGATCTTCGACGACCTCTCCTCGTTCATCATGGGCTGGATGCTCTGGTTCGCCTATATGATCGCGGGGGCCCTGTACGCGCTCGGTTTCGCGCCGAACTTCCTCGAATTGCTGCACGTCTATGGGATCGTCCCACCGCCGGGGCAGGTGGGTGCTGTCGCGCTGCCGGTCATCGATGCGGCGGTACCACTCGCCTTCCTGCTGGCGTTCGTGGCGGTCCTCGGGCTGGTGGCACTCAACGCCGTCTCGACGGCTGCCAGCGGTAGCGTCGAGACGATCTTTACGATCATCAAGGTGAGCATCTTGGTAGTGTTCGTCGCGTTCGGGCTCGCCTCGCCGATGTTCTCCAGCGCCGAGTTCCAGCCACTGTTCCCCGGAGGCAGCGGGGCGGCCGCGATACTCCCAGCGATGGGGCTCACGTTCATCGCCTTCGAGGGATACGACCTCATCACCACCGTCACCGAGGAGGTCAAGAATCCACGTGAGAACATTCCGAAAGCGATCTTCTTGAGCCTCATCGTGACCGTGATTGTCTACTTGGCGGTCGTGACAGTCGCTATTGCAACGCTTGGAGCCGACGGACTCGCCGATGCCGGCGAGGCGGGGATCGCCGCGGCGGCGACGTCGTTCATGCCGACCGGACTGCCGATCATCCAGAACGGGGGCGCGCTCATCGTCTTCGGGGCGGTCTTTTCGACACTGACTGCGCTGAACGCGGTCGTGATTGCCTCTTCGCGGGTGGCGTTCTCGATGGGACGCGAAGGACAGTTGTTGCCCTCGTTCGGTCAACTGCACCACCGCTACGGGACGCCGTTCGTGGCAATCCTCGCCAGCGCGGTGGTCATGCTCGGGTCGGTGGCGTTGCCGACCCAGAGCGCCGGCAACATGTCGAGTCTGTTCTTCCTGCTCTCGTTTATCATCGTCAACGTCGCCGTGATCAGGCTTCGCCGCGAGCGTCCGAATATGAACCGCCCCTACGAGATGCCGTTCTACCCGGCACCCCCGCTGATCGGCGTCGCTCTCAACCTGATCTTGGCCGGAGTGCTCGTAGAGTACCTGATCCGGACGGATCCACTGGCGCTGGTCCTCAGCGCGGCATGGATCCTGCTCGGAGGGATCGCCTACTTCGCACTCAACCGACTGCGAGCGCAACCGAATCGTGGCCCGACAGACGCCGACACCGAAATGACACCGGAGGCTGAAGACTGA
- a CDS encoding potassium channel family protein, with amino-acid sequence MTSNLDIIVAGGGRVGFQTAEILANRGHDVTIIERDEGIVSEIADEWIATVIQGDATNPDIIEQAGIERADAIAALTGETGLNLAVCLAASELNPGIRTIVRIERAAGTAYTRFVDAVLFPERAGARVAANEIVGSDVQTLADVTGDLDIMLVRVAEGAPAAGKQLTEVRFPAGTLVVSDDDGHRIARPDTTLTPGNRYVVAVEPDVADEVMNLMRG; translated from the coding sequence ATGACCAGCAATCTCGACATCATCGTCGCTGGCGGCGGGCGAGTCGGCTTCCAGACAGCCGAGATACTTGCCAACCGTGGCCACGACGTAACAATCATCGAACGCGACGAGGGAATTGTCTCGGAAATCGCCGACGAGTGGATCGCGACCGTCATCCAAGGCGATGCGACCAACCCCGACATCATCGAACAGGCTGGCATCGAGCGAGCCGACGCGATCGCGGCCCTCACGGGTGAAACCGGGTTGAATCTCGCGGTTTGTCTGGCCGCTTCGGAGTTGAATCCCGGAATTCGGACGATAGTTCGCATCGAACGGGCGGCCGGTACGGCCTACACCCGGTTCGTCGACGCGGTGCTCTTTCCCGAGCGGGCCGGCGCGCGCGTGGCGGCAAACGAGATCGTCGGCAGCGATGTCCAGACGCTGGCAGACGTGACCGGCGACCTCGACATTATGCTCGTTCGCGTCGCAGAGGGGGCCCCGGCCGCCGGCAAACAACTGACTGAAGTCCGATTTCCGGCCGGAACGTTAGTTGTTTCCGATGACGACGGCCATCGAATCGCCCGCCCCGACACGACGTTGACCCCCGGCAACCGTTACGTCGTTGCCGTCGAACCGGACGTTGCCGACGAAGTGATGAATCTGATGAGGGGGTGA
- a CDS encoding NAD-binding protein, translating to MPDLPERLSDIQLSRRDRIVVYYLTGLAALIAVYTVTYNVALARLEGVHQSIFASFEFVVQTMTTTGYGQDSGLWSHPLMFLFVAGTQISGIAIGFFTLRLIIIPLFTGAEVNLDNRLSPKSDHVIICEYRRDSAVLLDELRELDIEYVLISSSEENAKELSDDGYSVIHGSPQDASAFERASIETARAVITDTGDATVDTILTIRSLDSDIDIITLTDDSDMRDILLDTGADTVLSPHGVLGQRLAEKAVSSFRSELTDTIKLGGELEVTEVPIQQGNRLIGTRIRNSKIREETGANIIGAWIHGELQLPPDPDAVIRSNTVLLLTGAHDALEAFSDFTQPSRMLRAHERIIVAGQGEVGEAAREFMSEEEIDVVTVDIEDREGVDVVGDSRSDEILKEAGIETAGAIIIGLPDDSATLLTTVLARSLNGDIEILARVSDTGATRKALSAGADYVLSVPRVSARMVARELRDEDVLAPASQIRLLRAPATPISGSTLAESGIYEKTGCRVIAIEDESGLTTTVDPQREFKGTEHIVLVGSDEAIQQFRKQFDLSPIESES from the coding sequence ATGCCTGATCTTCCAGAACGCCTGTCCGATATTCAGCTCTCTCGTCGGGATCGGATTGTCGTCTATTATCTCACCGGGCTAGCTGCACTGATTGCCGTGTACACGGTCACGTACAACGTTGCACTGGCACGGTTGGAGGGCGTCCATCAGTCGATATTCGCTTCGTTCGAGTTCGTCGTCCAGACGATGACCACGACCGGATACGGACAGGACTCCGGGCTGTGGAGTCATCCGCTGATGTTCTTGTTCGTTGCTGGAACGCAGATCTCCGGTATCGCGATCGGGTTCTTCACACTCAGGCTCATCATCATCCCGTTGTTCACGGGGGCCGAAGTCAACCTCGACAACCGGCTCTCTCCCAAATCCGACCACGTCATCATCTGTGAATACCGGCGTGACTCCGCCGTACTCCTCGATGAACTCAGGGAACTCGATATCGAATACGTCTTGATTTCCTCGTCCGAAGAGAACGCCAAGGAACTGTCCGACGACGGGTATTCAGTCATTCACGGCTCTCCACAGGACGCGTCGGCATTCGAGCGAGCCAGCATCGAGACGGCACGAGCAGTCATCACGGATACTGGGGATGCAACCGTCGACACGATCCTGACTATACGGTCACTCGATTCGGATATCGACATCATTACGCTGACCGACGACAGTGATATGCGAGACATCTTGTTAGATACGGGTGCGGATACCGTCTTGTCCCCGCATGGAGTGCTCGGACAGCGACTCGCCGAGAAAGCAGTCTCTTCGTTCAGATCGGAGTTGACGGATACGATCAAGCTCGGGGGTGAATTAGAAGTTACAGAGGTACCGATTCAGCAGGGAAACCGACTGATCGGAACACGAATCCGCAACTCGAAAATCAGAGAAGAAACGGGAGCTAACATCATCGGTGCATGGATCCATGGGGAACTACAGCTCCCTCCCGATCCGGACGCAGTCATCCGCTCGAATACGGTACTGCTCCTCACAGGCGCACACGATGCGTTGGAGGCGTTCAGTGACTTCACTCAGCCGTCCCGCATGCTCCGGGCCCACGAGCGCATCATCGTTGCCGGACAGGGAGAAGTCGGTGAAGCCGCACGGGAGTTTATGTCCGAGGAGGAAATCGATGTCGTGACCGTCGATATCGAAGACCGCGAGGGCGTGGACGTCGTCGGCGACTCCAGATCGGACGAAATCTTGAAAGAGGCAGGGATCGAAACTGCCGGTGCAATTATTATCGGACTTCCGGATGATTCTGCAACACTACTGACAACAGTGTTAGCACGGTCGCTGAATGGCGATATCGAGATTCTCGCCCGAGTGAGTGATACCGGTGCGACCCGGAAGGCGCTGAGTGCTGGCGCGGACTACGTGCTGTCCGTTCCACGGGTGAGTGCTCGAATGGTCGCCAGGGAACTCCGCGACGAGGACGTCCTCGCACCAGCGAGCCAGATTCGGCTCCTCCGCGCCCCAGCAACACCGATTTCGGGGTCGACACTTGCCGAGTCAGGCATCTACGAAAAGACGGGGTGTCGCGTCATCGCCATCGAAGACGAATCCGGGCTCACCACCACGGTTGACCCACAGCGGGAGTTCAAGGGGACCGAGCACATCGTCCTCGTCGGCTCCGACGAAGCGATACAACAGTTTAGAAAACAGTTTGATCTCTCACCGATCGAGTCCGAGAGCTGA
- a CDS encoding DUF3592 domain-containing protein: protein MKLPVGITTLHLSRKSVYLLVLAVALVGAGGYSYVQQGQAVDDAVTVQATVDSAQVERIDSRRSIDYEPEIEYTYEYQGETYTSEQVFPGPTIRTYSDRSNAQSIVRSYEPGTTVRAYVRPSEPSNAFLIRERTPWPARAVAIGGVLLCIVVLAGLGAKRPGRHELRPEREVRSPPSRTWVERNDERLRRLSKWALLVCFVAFWLSMVGLAFGILSLSEGSARPVEADLLGPVGIPLLAAAGFWVGMILSLCLYGVQSFSRYRRLRRRLPEPRPPSPFTHPNRLVTILGTASDELPEYGRRVRVTGWAFLITTGMTAVLVQLLYTAS, encoded by the coding sequence ATGAAACTCCCCGTGGGAATCACGACCCTCCACCTCTCACGAAAGAGCGTGTACCTGCTGGTCCTGGCGGTCGCCCTCGTCGGGGCCGGTGGGTACAGCTACGTCCAGCAAGGACAGGCGGTCGACGACGCCGTCACCGTCCAGGCGACGGTCGACAGCGCACAAGTGGAGCGGATAGATAGCCGGCGAAGCATCGATTACGAACCGGAGATCGAGTACACGTACGAGTATCAAGGCGAGACGTACACGAGCGAGCAGGTGTTCCCCGGGCCGACGATCCGAACCTATTCGGACCGGTCGAACGCGCAGTCCATCGTTCGGTCGTACGAGCCTGGGACGACGGTTCGGGCGTACGTGCGGCCATCGGAGCCGAGCAACGCGTTCCTGATCAGGGAGCGGACCCCGTGGCCGGCGCGAGCGGTTGCCATCGGGGGCGTCCTGCTGTGTATCGTCGTACTCGCCGGACTGGGGGCGAAACGGCCGGGCCGACACGAGCTCCGCCCGGAGCGCGAGGTGCGGTCGCCGCCGTCCCGAACGTGGGTCGAACGCAACGACGAGCGGCTTCGTCGGCTGTCGAAATGGGCACTCCTCGTCTGCTTCGTGGCGTTCTGGCTCTCGATGGTCGGGTTGGCGTTCGGCATCCTGAGCCTCAGCGAGGGGTCGGCACGGCCGGTCGAGGCCGACCTCCTCGGACCGGTCGGCATCCCGCTGCTCGCGGCGGCCGGGTTCTGGGTCGGCATGATCCTCTCGCTGTGTCTGTACGGCGTCCAGTCGTTCAGTCGGTACCGACGGCTTCGGCGGCGGCTCCCAGAGCCGCGGCCGCCGAGTCCGTTCACACACCCGAATCGGCTGGTTACGATACTCGGGACGGCTAGCGACGAGTTACCCGAGTACGGACGGCGCGTCCGCGTGACCGGCTGGGCGTTCCTGATCACCACCGGGATGACCGCCGTCCTCGTACAACTCCTCTATACGGCGAGCTGA